In Pseudonocardia cypriaca, a single genomic region encodes these proteins:
- a CDS encoding DMT family transporter: protein MSLDSSVTHPRPAALSRAGLWWGLLGVASFSLTVPFTRVAVAGLSPLLIGAGRAVVASLLAAAALALTRQRLPVGGQWVRLAVVAGGVVAGFPLLTSYALTTVPASHGAVVIALLPAVTAVAAVLRARERLPLLFWVMAAVGALAALAFASLQGGGFGQLHVEDLLLFGAVVAAAIGYAEGGLLARELGSWQTVSWALVLSAPVMTALAAASMFRQPPSATPVEWAAFAYLAVVSMFLGFFAWYRGLAIGPMAQVSQVQLVQPVLTIMWAALLLGEQLTLPTVLGGLAVILCATVAVRIRLDRAAAPSR from the coding sequence ATGTCACTAGACAGTAGCGTTACTCATCCGCGGCCAGCTGCGTTATCGCGCGCGGGACTCTGGTGGGGCCTGCTCGGCGTGGCGTCGTTCTCGTTGACGGTGCCGTTCACCCGCGTCGCCGTCGCCGGGCTGTCGCCGCTCCTCATCGGCGCCGGACGCGCGGTCGTCGCGTCGCTGCTGGCCGCTGCCGCGCTCGCCCTCACCCGGCAGCGCCTCCCGGTGGGTGGTCAGTGGGTGCGGCTGGCGGTGGTGGCCGGCGGCGTCGTCGCCGGATTCCCGTTGCTGACCTCGTACGCGCTGACGACGGTCCCGGCGAGCCACGGCGCCGTGGTGATCGCGCTACTCCCGGCCGTGACCGCCGTCGCCGCGGTCCTGCGGGCCAGGGAACGCCTGCCCCTGCTGTTCTGGGTGATGGCCGCGGTGGGCGCCCTCGCCGCGCTGGCGTTCGCGTCGCTGCAGGGTGGCGGGTTCGGGCAGCTCCACGTCGAGGACCTGCTGCTGTTCGGCGCCGTCGTCGCCGCCGCGATCGGCTACGCCGAGGGTGGCCTGCTCGCCCGCGAGCTCGGCTCCTGGCAGACCGTGTCCTGGGCCCTCGTGCTGTCCGCCCCGGTGATGACCGCGCTCGCGGCCGCCTCGATGTTCCGGCAGCCGCCGTCCGCGACGCCGGTGGAGTGGGCGGCGTTCGCCTACCTCGCGGTGGTGAGCATGTTCCTCGGCTTCTTCGCCTGGTACCGCGGCCTGGCCATCGGGCCGATGGCGCAGGTCAGCCAGGTGCAGCTGGTGCAGCCCGTTCTCACGATCATGTGGGCGGCCCTGCTCCTGGGGGAGCAACTGACCCTGCCGACCGTTCTCGGCGGCCTCGCCGTGATC